In Anopheles arabiensis isolate DONGOLA chromosome 2, AaraD3, whole genome shotgun sequence, the genomic window CAAACCTGTAAAATGTTGCAACCGAGGCGTTGTGTACAGGGAATCGTGGCTTTTGTCCGTGTTTAGGTCGGCAAATTTTTGTCTTTAAACAATAACCGGGTGCAGCGACGCGCACACCTGTACATCTCACTGCCGACGGAGGAAAGAAACGGAACACATAGGTAATTGTTATTGTTCCCAGTTTTGAGAAacgcaaaaccaaacaaaacaccgccCTACATCCATTCCCCAGAAAGTGATGACGCTTGCAGCGAGACAGCTAGGAAACCCGTGGAACCCAAATcaatcaaagcaaaaaaggctGCTGCTTTACCTCGCTCGATCGAGCAAAATCGTCCGCCCGTTTTCGCAAATTGTGCTGACGGCAAACGATCGATCCCGGGCGCCCGGGTTTAAAATACGGCTGCAATTGATGACTGGCGGCTAGTTGAGTTAGTGGTTCGGTATCGATCTGCCGCACGTTCGTCGCAGCAGAATGAAGTTCGCCAAAGTGCTCGGTGTAGTGTGTATGGTGGCGTTGGCTCTGGCCAATGCGGCACCGGTGGAAGTGCAAGAGAAAGAGTTGCGACCGGCGGAAGCTGTGGATGGGGCGGCGGCTCAGACCGATGAGGTGGTGGCCGTCGCGGCGGAGATGACCCAGGACGCGGCCGTCGAGGAAGCGGTGGACCAGGGCAACCAAGTGAGCAGCTTCGCGCCGGAGGATGCGGCCGACGGTGAGGCGGACGAAGGTAGTGAGATGAGTGCTAGTTCCCGCGCCAAGCGTTCAGTTGCATGTACCGAACTCTTAGGCGATGATGGCGTGACGCGGACGGTTTGCGACCAGGACCAGGATGCGGCGAGCAGTGACAGTGAGGTGGCGTTCGAGCGATCGTACGGTGGGCACGGGGGCCATCACGGTGGTCACGAGTACGGGCATCACGAGGCGAAGGGGCACGGACACGGCCACGGAGGGCACATGGAGCACGGCGGGTATGGCGGCCATGGAGGAGACCACAAGGGTTACGGAGGCCACGAGCACAAGGGATACGGACATGGCGGAGGCCACAAGGAGCACAAGGGTTATGGAGGCCACGAGCACAAGGGATACGGACATGGAGGTGGCCACATGGAGCACAAGGGTTACGGAGGCCATGAGCATAAGGGATACGGACATGGTGGACACATGGAACACAAGGGTTACGGAGGCCATGAGCATAAGGGATACGGACATGGTGGTGGTCACGAGCACAAGGGCTACGGAGGCCATGAGCATAAGGGATACGGACATGGTGGACACATGGAGCACAAGGGTTACGGAGGCCACGAGCATAAGGGATACGGACACGAGCATAAGGGTCATGGAGGCCACGAACATAAGGGATACGGTGGACACGAGCACAAGGGTTACGGAGGCCATGAGCATAAGGGATACGGACACGGAGGGCACATGGAACACAAGGGTTACGGAGGTCATGAGCATAAGGGATACGGTGGACACGAGCATAAGGGATACGGCGGCCATGAACACAAGGGTTACGGACATGGAGGTGGCCACGAGCACAAGGGATACGGACATGGAGGTGGCCACGAACACAAGGCTTACGGACATGGCGGTCATATGGAGCACAAGGGATACGGTGGCCACGAGCACAAGGCCTACGGTCATGAAGCGCACGGGCATGGTGGACACGGTGGACACGGCGGATACAGCGGACACGGCGGACACGGCGGACATGGCGGACATGGCTACGGACACGAGGCCCACGGTGCCCACGGTGGGTACGAGCACAAGAAGATGCACTACCGCTCCGCCAGCTACACGGCTCCCGCCGCTCATCACGAACCGGCCCACGGTGGGTACGGTGGTCATGCAGCCCCAGTGAAGTGCGGAGCCAACCTGCTGGTCGGTTGTGCCCCGACCGTCGCGAAGGTTCCCTGCCAGCCAGTGCACGACCATGGCTACGGTGGTCACCATGCTGCGTCGGAGCTGTCGTTCCGCTTTGCCGCGCCGGAGCCCGAGCCGAAGGAGGAGCAGAAGGAAGAATAAGTGATAGTTGCTTCCAATAAACTTACCGCaatgataaattttaattttgatcgTCTCTTTCTTGTGTTTGGGTGGAGtaaaaaatgagaaatttTGGGGGAAATGAACGACCTTTGTTTGCTTGCGCTCTGGATGATTGAGCTCGTTTTCTGTTCACCAAAAACATCgtccaaaataaaaatagtgcGAATTGCACAATTAACTCTATTAAATCAAATAGGATTTTCTACtccagaaaaaacaaaaattgataaGAATATTGATAAGAAAATCCCAACATTTTAACACAGACTCTCGCGTTTACACACACATGGCTCTGGCTCTTTGGTTGGCAATCATCTGGCGCATAATATATTATCAAACTTTTCGGATCACGGTTGACAAGTCATTAATCATACACAACACCGGGCATTAATCAAGTGAGAACAGTGCAAAATCCCGAATCCGCTCGCTGGTACGGTGCTGCGCCAGAGCTCACCACCCCGAGAGCAGCTGGTTCGACGTGTGACGTGTGTCTAGTGTGCCGAAGCTGCGCCTACTAATGGAGCTGCCCCGGTACTTTAAAAGTGATTATTATCTTTCGGGATCGGAGAGACAAACGTCGTGACAGCTTTATTGAGCACGTAGCACACGCACGTCGTGGGCGGTTGTGGTGCGGATATTAAACTTATTTTACACACACCaacatagcaacaaaaaacaaaaaaaacagctaaaaTCAATCGATCATTCGGTCTTCTTTGATTGCGCAATGATCGAGTGGGTTTGATGTGTAGTGGATTGTTGTGGGAGCAGCACactactttttctttttcaggTGCTTTACATTATGTACGCATTCACACATTACGCATCACTACGGCAGCAATAAAGCATACCTATACAAACACATGCCTCTTTGTACATAGCGAATGAACATGCAAACCAATTTAAAGGTATGTATTGTTTTGGTCGTTAAACCCTTCACCCAGCAGGCCGGCAAACGTTGGATACCTTATCGGCCTTTACATTTACACGCCAGAACCATGCTACGCACATATCCCGCGCCCCAAACATGACTCCCCCTTTTCGATAAAGGTAACGCATCCACAATAGGGCCTTATCGTTTTAAAATGACCTCCAAAAaagatgtgtgtttttaatgCAATCACATTTCCGGCAAGTTACTGTCCTGTGAAAAATATGACCGCTTTTGTAAACGATAATAAAACGAGACATTATCATCCCAGGGGGAGGGAAGTGAAGGGAATGCTATGGTATTGGGGTAGCAAGCATTGGATCTCTGCCTCCAATAGCCTGTGCCGAggtaaaacattaattttctTTCGACCCAAcaaaccctttttttgctgcccctGTGCTCTCCCAGCACACCGATCCGCTGACATTACATTGGGAGAGGTGAAATTCAATAGGACTTGATAGCAAATTATTCTCACCGTACGATATACCGAGAATCGGTTCTCTCGTTAGCACAAAGAACAGACATTTCCATCACAACCCATGCGCCCTACTGGTACCGCATCCTTTCCTGATTGGTTGCCGTAGTACAacactggcagcagcagcagcagcagcagcatacgtCAATAGGTGAtaggttgtttttatttcatacttTTTTTGGGATGGgcgttgttgcttttgctacATCCTGCTCGGTTACTCCGAATTAAACCTGAACCTTTGCGTGTGTACGTTTGTGTGTCGGTAGCAATTTTGAGCAACTTTTTTTTGCCCCTCAAACACTGAGCCCCGTCGGTGTGTCATGTGCGTACGGAGACAAAATTAATCATACGCAAGGCAGGGTATTACTTTTTTTCCTGTCCAGCTGGTGCTGTTGCCGTTTGGTTGCTGAACTTTGTGTCAGTTCTGGAGGATATTGTTACCCTACGCTTCGAACGATCCATCAATGGGTTGAATGTCAAAGCATACCAAGGCCGGGTCCCGGTTTCGGTTGTGGTGTAGTATCGCGGAACGACACATCCGTTGGATCAACGACGCACACGATCGATCGGCCCGCCTAGCCGGGGCGCCAACGTTTTGCTGCTCCCCTTCACCGGTGTTTCGTGGCCAGTACACAGTGGTCGAATGgcactccctctctctctctctatctctctgtatGGCCTTCTATACATCAGCAGTCAGTTTTGTTAGCAGTCCATGGGCCATGCGATCCGGCAGGACGCAGGAAAGCCTTCTTGCTACGACCAACACCATCATCGACGGTGCGCGCGTTGCGTTTACCATCGGGCAAGAAGTTTGAAGTCAATTTGTTTAATAATGACTTTGACTTTCCATACCGACGGTGACCACTGACCATGGGCTTTCGTTTCATCTATCCGCGCACAACTATATCCACGCGTTTGAGCACACTGCAATGCACGCAGCGAACCTGGAAAGCTTCGGTTCGAATAGGAGCTACTGATGAAAGTACCGTGCATCGCACGTTCGGCACCGTTTTCCCTTCACCACATCTCGATACGTGCGTTCTCGTCCAGTCTCGAGTGA contains:
- the LOC120893911 gene encoding glycine-rich cell wall structural protein 1.8-like isoform X1 — protein: MKFAKVLGVVCMVALALANAAPVEVQEKELRPAEAVDGAAAQTDEVVAVAAEMTQDAAVEEAVDQGNQVSSFAPEDAADGEADEGSEMSASSRAKRSVACTELLGDDGVTRTVCDQDQDAASSDSEVAFERSYGGHGGHHGGHEYGHHEAKGHGHGHGGHMEHGGYGGHGGDHKGYGGHEHKGYGHGGGHKEHKGYGGHEHKGYGHGGGHMEHKGYGGHEHKGYGHGGHMEHKGYGGHEHKGYGHGGGHEHKGYGGHEHKGYGHGGHMEHKGYGGHEHKGYGHEHKGHGGHEHKGYGGHEHKGYGGHEHKGYGHGGHMEHKGYGGHEHKGYGGHEHKGYGGHEHKGYGHGGGHEHKGYGHGGGHEHKAYGHGGHMEHKGYGGHEHKAYGHEAHGHGGHGGHGGYSGHGGHGGHGGHGYGHEAHGAHGGYEHKKMHYRSASYTAPAAHHEPAHGGYGGHAAPVKCGANLLVGCAPTVAKVPCQPVHDHGYGGHHAASELSFRFAAPEPEPKEEQKEE
- the LOC120893911 gene encoding glycine-rich cell wall structural protein 1.8-like isoform X2, which encodes MKFAKVLGVVCMVALALANAAPVEVQEKELRPAEAVDGAAAQTDEVVAVAAEMTQDAAVEEAVDQGNQVSSFAPEDAADGEADEGSEMSASSRAKRSVACTELLGDDGVTRTVCDQDQDAASSDSEVAFERSYGGHGGHHGGHEYGHHEAKGHGHGHGGHMEHGGYGGHGGDHKGYGGHEHKGYGHGGGHKEHKGYGGHEHKGYGHGGGHMEHKGYGGHEHKGYGHGGHMEHKGYGGHEHKGYGHGGGHEHKGYGGHEHKGYGHGGHMEHKGYGGHEHKGYGHGGHMEHKGYGGHEHKGYGGHEHKGYGGHEHKGYGHGGGHEHKGYGHGGGHEHKAYGHGGHMEHKGYGGHEHKAYGHEAHGHGGHGGHGGYSGHGGHGGHGGHGYGHEAHGAHGGYEHKKMHYRSASYTAPAAHHEPAHGGYGGHAAPVKCGANLLVGCAPTVAKVPCQPVHDHGYGGHHAASELSFRFAAPEPEPKEEQKEE
- the LOC120893911 gene encoding glycine-rich cell wall structural protein 1.8-like isoform X3; amino-acid sequence: MKFAKVLGVVCMVALALANAAPVEVQEKELRPAEAVDGAAAQTDEVVAVAAEMTQDAAVEEAVDQGNQVSSFAPEDAADGEADEGSEMSASSRAKRSVACTELLGDDGVTRTVCDQDQDAASSDSEVAFERSYGGHGGHHGGHEYGHHEAKGHGHGHGGHMEHGGYGGHGGDHKGYGGHEHKGYGHGGGHKEHKGYGGHEHKGYGHGGGHMEHKGYGGHEHKGYGHGGHMEHKGYGGHEHKGYGHEHKGHGGHEHKGYGGHEHKGYGGHEHKGYGHGGHMEHKGYGGHEHKGYGGHEHKGYGGHEHKGYGHGGGHEHKGYGHGGGHEHKAYGHGGHMEHKGYGGHEHKAYGHEAHGHGGHGGHGGYSGHGGHGGHGGHGYGHEAHGAHGGYEHKKMHYRSASYTAPAAHHEPAHGGYGGHAAPVKCGANLLVGCAPTVAKVPCQPVHDHGYGGHHAASELSFRFAAPEPEPKEEQKEE